The window CTGGGGGAGGCCTCCAAGGTGTTCGTCATCTTCCTGGGCGCCTTCTTCCCGGTGGTGACCAACACCTACCGGGGCATGGTCGGCATCGATCCCATGCTCCTGCGGGCGGCCCAGACGATGGGGCTCGCGGGGCCCGCCCTCCTCTTCCGGGTGGCCATCCCGGCCGCCATGCCCGACATCGCGACGGGCATCCGGGTCGGCTGGGGGCTCGCCTTCGGTGTCCTGGTGGCGGCCGAGCTGATCGCAGCCGACCGCGGGATGGGGTTTCTCGTCATGCATGCCCGACAGTTCGGCGAGATCGGGGTCATCATCTTCGGGATCCTCCTGATCGGGGCGACCAACCTGATGACCGACTACGGCATCGGGGAGGTCATCCGGCGGCGGCTCCTGCGGGGACGCGGGGCTTGACCGGCCCGACGCCAGACACCAAGATGGCGGCGTTCCGCTCTAGCGTTCGATAAGGAGGCG is drawn from Candidatus Methylomirabilota bacterium and contains these coding sequences:
- a CDS encoding ABC transporter permease; protein product: MRTRVGRDVVLSLAGTVGVVAAWEAVSRSGLVSPLVFPPPSRVVGVTLARMPVAELLGHVGTSLGRICWGFGVAAALGILVGIASGWYRWLGVLMHPVIELLRPIPPLAWIPIAIIWFGLGEASKVFVIFLGAFFPVVTNTYRGMVGIDPMLLRAAQTMGLAGPALLFRVAIPAAMPDIATGIRVGWGLAFGVLVAAELIAADRGMGFLVMHARQFGEIGVIIFGILLIGATNLMTDYGIGEVIRRRLLRGRGA